In the genome of Kluyveromyces marxianus DMKU3-1042 DNA, complete genome, chromosome 1, one region contains:
- a CDS encoding ATP synthase subunit H (mitochondrial), translating to MFRAVPLTLRASRGFSTGLVRRNVIQGLYLKELKSVHLKPVTAADAQGSVKPWTPPAAPKIPELELQSADALKEYASSEVETVKEATEQAAEVEEGDWLVLEEIEDDHHH from the coding sequence ATGTTCAGAGCTGTACCATTGACCCTAAGAGCCAGCCGTGGTTTTTCCACCGGTTTAGTCAGACGTAATGTCATTCAAGGGCTatatttgaaggaattgaaaTCTGTGCATTTGAAGCCAGTCACTGCTGCTGATGCCCAAGGTTCTGTAAAGCCATGGACCCCTCCAGCTGCCCCAAAGATCCCAGAGCTAGAACTTCAATCTGCTGATGCTTTGAAGGAGTATGCTTCTTCTGAAGTGGAAACTGTTAAGGAAGCTACTGAACAAGCTGCcgaagttgaagaaggtgacTGGTTAGTgttggaagaaatcgaagATGACCACCACcattaa